From Dermochelys coriacea isolate rDerCor1 chromosome 23, rDerCor1.pri.v4, whole genome shotgun sequence, one genomic window encodes:
- the SNRPD2 gene encoding small nuclear ribonucleoprotein Sm D2 isoform X1, whose protein sequence is MSLLNKPKSEMTPEELQKREEEEFNTGPLSVLTQSVKNNTQVLINCRNNKKLLGRVKAFDRHCNMVLENVKEMWTEVPKSGKGKKKSKPVNKDRYISKMFLRGDSVIVVLRNPLIAGK, encoded by the exons AT GAGCCTCTTAAACAAGCCCAAGAGCGAGATGACCCCCGAGGAGCTGCAgaagcgggaggaggaggagttcaaTACGGGGCCCCTGTCCGTCCTCACCCAGTCGGTCAAGAACAACACCCAGGTGCTGATCAACTGTCGCAACAACAAGAAGCTGCTGGGACGTGTCAAGGCCTTTGACAG GCACTGTAACATGGTGCTGGAGAACGTCAAGGAGATGTGGACGGAGGTGCCCAAGAGCGGCAAGGGCAAGAAGAAATCGAAGCCTGTCAACAAGGATCGCTACATCTCCAAGATGTTCCTGCGGGGGGACTCCGTCATTGTGGTACTGAGGAACCCCCTCATTGCCGGCAAATAG
- the SNRPD2 gene encoding small nuclear ribonucleoprotein Sm D2 isoform X2: protein MTPEELQKREEEEFNTGPLSVLTQSVKNNTQVLINCRNNKKLLGRVKAFDRHCNMVLENVKEMWTEVPKSGKGKKKSKPVNKDRYISKMFLRGDSVIVVLRNPLIAGK, encoded by the exons ATGACCCCCGAGGAGCTGCAgaagcgggaggaggaggagttcaaTACGGGGCCCCTGTCCGTCCTCACCCAGTCGGTCAAGAACAACACCCAGGTGCTGATCAACTGTCGCAACAACAAGAAGCTGCTGGGACGTGTCAAGGCCTTTGACAG GCACTGTAACATGGTGCTGGAGAACGTCAAGGAGATGTGGACGGAGGTGCCCAAGAGCGGCAAGGGCAAGAAGAAATCGAAGCCTGTCAACAAGGATCGCTACATCTCCAAGATGTTCCTGCGGGGGGACTCCGTCATTGTGGTACTGAGGAACCCCCTCATTGCCGGCAAATAG